One Littorina saxatilis isolate snail1 linkage group LG10, US_GU_Lsax_2.0, whole genome shotgun sequence DNA window includes the following coding sequences:
- the LOC138978901 gene encoding uncharacterized protein, producing MKDEDVFCKWQIDYYSSSSSSSSSSSSSSSSSSSSSSSSSHGSYSKDCHSEHGKEPDYDSEHCETYYECDHHHGTLQHCPHGHQFDYHDKECYEDKYVYCQDQRHSGSSSSHSGHHDDHHSSYSSYECHHEHGKEPDYHSEHCETYYECDHHHGSLQHCPHGHQFDWHDMECYEDKYVYCQHQKSEYHSGHSHDDSHHDDESGSDDMWLHMLSSMYGSSSSSGSSSGSSGGGDDLEAALLAAALGGGNAAQANAAFGLQGNALGIQGNGLGIQGNLLPGLLGNQGNQFAPGLGIAGNPIQFNPAVNLGPNVNQFQAAGANGFGVANQGQNAAFGNPNALGLGGRFNTQTFGRRGTLGAEGAVVGVDAGSVNVDNNQTLLVNQDGKILRPLGSADGQGRNLFVDQDGQVVAQDPQASPPTPQHAASGADRPLTAAGWATASVNPVGTPPSLPRQPTGSASLNPGQAARGSNPVNPGVSQPGNAPVNGVPRPRVNTPAPNNPAWGSNTVNPGVTQAGNPQVNAAPWPRVNATASINQANNVQVQAPNGQQFIVRGQSPTAQSPVARPTPNLGRRVPLKTDAPPLGNDNFSAQVPQVTTRPPGGRPQTQDQGTQSPGTDWSAAQGTQLQGPNSGPNSRNATPSSTNTVFLPSIGVKVPVVDQDPPGRAASFRRGSSVSAKNTLPSPVTVQNAQAQPNTAGNENVQIFPPVTLPDDLSATTTSPEWWILGTQATTQNQWSGVQVQGQRSTARVDTLVPDVSTGLWLLDDADDNGHSRNGDGHATKILPGSIVV from the exons ATGAAGGACGAGGATGTCTTCTGCAAATGGCAGATTGACTACTACTCTtcatcttcgtcttcgtcttcgtcgtcttcttcttcgtcttcgtcttcgtcttcgtcttcgtcttcgtcaaGTCACG GTTCTTACAGCAAAGACTGCCACTCGGAGCACGGCAAAGAACCGGACTATGACTCGGAGCACTGCGAGACGTACTACGAGTGTGACCATCACCACGGTACCCTGCAGCACTGTCCCCACGGTCACCAGTTTGACTATCACGACAAGGAGTGCTATGAGGACAAGTATGTCTACTGCCAAGACCAACGTCACAGCGGTAGTAGTAGCTCGCACAGT GGTCACCATGACGATCACCATAGCAGCTACAGCA GCTACGAGTGCCACCACGAGCACGGCAAAGAGCCAGACTACCACTCTGAGCACTGTGAGACGTACTACGAGTGCGACCATCACCACGGCTCCCTACAGCACTGTCCCCACGGCCACCAGTTTGACTGGCACGACATGGAATGCTATGAGGACAAGTATGTCTACTGCCAGCACCAGAAGTCCGAATATCACAGTGGACACTCTCAT GACGACAGCCACCACGACGACGAAAGCGGAAGTGACGACATGTGGCTCCACATGCTGTCCTCCATGTATGGAAGCAGCTCTTCCAGTGGAAGCAGCAGTGGAAGCAGTGGGGGAGGCGACGATCTGGAAGCCGCTCTTCTTGCAGCTGCTCTAGGAGGAGGAAATGCTGCCCAAGCGAACGCGGCTTTCGGTCTCCAAGGCAACGCTCTTGGAATCCAAGGCAACGGCCTGGGAATCCAAGGGAATTTGTTG CCAGGACTTCTAGGTAACCAAGGCAACCAATTCGCTCCAGGCCTTGGGATCGCGGGGAACCCAATCCAGTTTAACCCAGCCGTCAACCTGGGTCCAAACGTGAACCAGTTCCAGGCTGCTGGAGCAAACGGGTTCGGGGTTGCTAACCAGGGACAGAACGCGGCATTTGGAAACCCTAACGCCCTCGGTCTGGGTGGCAGGTTCAACACGCAGACTTTTGGCAGAAG AGGGACGCTGGGAGCTGAAGGGGCTGTTGTCGGCGTCGATGCTGGTTCTGTGAATGTGGACAACAATCAG ACTCTTCTCGTCAACCAGGACGGCAAGATCCTCCGACCTCTGGGTTCAGCTGACGGTCAAGGTCGCAACCTCTTCGTTGACCAGGATGGCCAGGTGGTGGCCCAGGACCCTCAGGCGTCGCCACCCACTCCACAGCACGCAGCGTCCGGCGCTGACCGGCCACTGACCGCTGCTGGTTGGGCTACAGCGTCCGTCAACCCCGTGGGTACTCCTCCCTCGCTGCCCCGTCAGCCGACTGGTAGCGCCTCGCTAAATCCCGGCCAGGCTGCAAGGGGAAGCAACCCCGTGAACCCCGGGGTGTCGCAGCCTGGAAACGCCCCAGTGAATGGTGTTCCTCGGCCTCGAGTGAACACGCCAGCTCCCAACAATCCGGCTTGGGGAAGCAACACGGTGAACCCCGGAGTGACTCAAGCAGGAAACCCACAAGTGAATGCTGCTCCTTGGCCTCGAGTGAACGCGACAGCTTCCATCAATCAGGCCAACAACGTCCAAGTACAGGCTCCCAACGGCCAACAGTTCATAGTTAGGGGACAATCTCCTACTGCCCAGAGTCCGGTAGCACGTCCAACACCAAACTTAGGACGACGAGTGCCTTTAAAGACCGACGCGCCACCACTCGGCAATGACAATTTTTCTGCCCAGGTTCCACAAGTAACCACTCGCCCACCAG GTGGACGACCTCAGACACAAGATCAAGGGACGCAATCTCCAGGCACCGACTGGTCCGCAGCTCAAGGGACACAACTACAGGGCCCAAACTCTGGTCCAAACAGCAGGAACGCAACGCCCAGTTCAACAAACACAGTCTTCCTCCCCTCCATAGGAGTGAAGGTCCCCGTGGTTGACCAAGACCCGCCTGGTAGAGCTGCGTCATTCCGTAGAGGCTCATCAGTCTCGGCTAAAAATACCCTTCCTTCTCCAGTAACCGTCCAGAACGCGCAGGCGCAACCTAACACCGCCGGAAACGAAAACGTACAGATTTTTCCGCCGGTCACACTCCCCGACGATCTGTCCGCCACGACGACTAGTCCTGAATGGTGGATTCTGGGAACTCAGGCTACGACACAAAACCAATGGTCAggggtacaagttcaaggtcaaCGGAGTACAGCGAGGGTAGACACTTTGGTCCCAGATGTCTCAACGGGTCTGTGGTTGCTGGATGACGCTGATGATAATGGCCACAGCAGAAATGGTGATGGTCACGCCACTAAGATTCTTCCTGGCAGCATCGTAGTTTAA